One genomic region from Colletotrichum lupini chromosome 7, complete sequence encodes:
- a CDS encoding exo-rhamnogalacturonase B, translating to MEWISQRSDFLKRDLNKLEFSPEESFKISTSSLVKINRISKPKTLEFTTEDEFLKWLELEKSPLEVPGLVLVMHHRLDATDPLGARSLPYGKSTFRKITQKLYQHRSLALLFKRASTALITHNIVGAIHIHPLMYNCKSDIESPPPTVNRPDDVALSVTSFPTLGTAYAAMYGCTQPVIESTIKCLEDFGGQAFHPLAMPVIFAELERARLVGLLDREKEALAKRILELENKLRGEDQSSISEKADSEPTSQTRDCESTKLWMDVSSLQNGLHSLRTQLQNMMEHSGNLATTYFKSPVEGSNKIDEHAEERRAGSRIEMRLREMIDELGSKIRSCEALLGGMSLAAQMESNYYTRRDARVSIIIANATKRDGSQMRSISLLGMIFLPGTFLASLFSMSFFNWTPPDGNQIISPWIALYGVLVIVITLITVWGMRKWMEAEEKKAREQMAKEVNSDGDSILRITFAQRNVFECLNIVGYCHGGPGSKEVRPILPRDEAFGYATDRCMFFEVILVAQQAFAYLLLHDSCKIQPVERQRCNSDAGPKESGARFQCDRLNTTLRSRRLGREKPDLTMLGNYSILGHRHANPVVHRFFNRQPLDPVFSAQLKGPVTRCLNMHYSWAVGVLCTLLASASKVCARETEDTAGRKTCVVKASGTNTTDDAPAILEAFTQCGRRGKVVFEPTTYFVNSALNVTWLDDVEIDLQGTLLWSTNISYWLANSLDVGYQNQSTAFILGGNNVRLNGHGQGTFDGNGDYWYEWIRQQANTSNYPGRPHALTLNGLRNSVVKGVNFLRSQMWTLSIIYSHNVVLDSILVNNTGNRFQSSNTDGADTIRSSGIKFNNWTVYSGDDSISLKANSTDVSITNSKFYNGLGIALGSIGQYNDQFETIERLKVENCFFDSTLHAVYFKTWTDDQNGYPPNGGGGGLGFASDMSFKNLTVQGMRGAAFAISQCTRFRGAPGVGNCTNSQFQIRDITLNGMVGTTKSSRVASLQCSAVAPCTNIGLFDVDLEFANGTAATSYLCGNAVSPQGFNCTGTPCVGGSATGEC from the exons ATGGAATGGATCAGTCAAAGATCAGACTTTCTCAAAAGAGACTTGAATAAACTTGAATTTTCTCCGGAAGAGTCTTTCAAGATATCGACT TCCAGCCTAGTCAAAATTAATCGCATCTCAAAGCCAAAAACCTTAGAGTTCACCACAGAAGATGAGTTTCTGAAATGGCTAGAATTG GAGAAGTCGCCTCTTGAGGTGCCAGGCCTGGTGCTTGTGATGCATCATAGGCTGGATGCAACCGACCCACTGGGAGCCAGGTCACTGCCATACGGGAAGAGCACTTTCAGAAAAATAACTCAAAAACTATATCAGCACCGTTCGCTGGCGCTCCTGTTCAAGAGAGCCTCTACCGCGCTCATCACCCACAACATTGTGGG TGCTATTCACATCCACCCTTTGA TGTACAACTGCAAGTCCGACATTGAAAGCCCACCGCCGACAGTGAATCGTCCAGACGATGTTGCGCTGTCAGTCACTTCATTTCCGACTCTTGGCACAGCTTACGCAGCCATGTATGGCTGCACGCAGCCCGTCATTGAGTCAACTATTAAGTGCCTGGAAGACTTTGGTGGACAGGCCTTTCATCCTCTCGCTATGCCAGTAATATTCGCGGAACTAGAACGCGCACGCCTGGTAGGTTTGCTTGACAGGGAGAAAGAGGCGCTTGCCAAACGTATCTTGGAGTTGGAAAACAAGCTTCGAGGTGAAGACCAGAGTTCTATTTCTGAGAAGGCAGATTCTGAGCCCACATCACAAACGAGAGATTGTGAGTCGACCAAACTTTGGATGGATGTCAGTAGTCTCCAAAATGGACTCCATAGTCTCAGGACTCAGCTGCAGAACATGATGGAACACTCAGGAAATCTAGCTACGACATACTTCAAGTCACCTGTCGAAGGTAGCAATAAGATTGATGAACATGCCGAAGAACGAAGAGCAGGAAGCAGGATTGAGATGAGATTACGCGAGATGATTGATGAGTTGGGAAGCAAGATCCGAAGCTGTGAAGCTCTCCTCGGCGGGATGTCCCTAGCTGCACAAATG GAATCAAACTACTACACGAGACGAGACGCTAGAGTATCCATCATCATTGCAAATGCTACGAAGAGAGATGGCAGCCAAATGAGAAGCATTTCCCTGCTAGGGATGATCTTCCTGCCTGGAACATTTCTTGCA TCCCTTTTCTCCATGTCTTTCTTCAATTGGACTCCCCCAGATGGTAATCAAATCATCTCGCCGTGGATCGCTCTCTATGGCGTCCTTGTAATCGTGATCACATTGATCACTGTCTGGGGTATGAGGAAGTGGATGGAAGCAGAAGAGAAGAAAGCTAGGGAACAGATGGCGAAGGAGGTCAATAGCGATGGTGACTCCATT TTGAGAATTACCTTCGCACAACGGAACGTATTTGAGTGTCTGAACATTGTTGGCTATTGTCACGGAGGGCCCGGATCGAAGGAAGTTCGTCCCATACTGCCCCGTGATGAAGCCTTTGGA TACGCAACTGATAGATGTATGTTCTTTGAAGTCATTCTCGTTGCGCAACAA GCCTTCGCGTACCTCCTCCTTCATGATTCGTGCAAAATCCAACCGGTCGAACGGCAACGATGTAACTCCGATGCTGGCCCCAAGGAATCCGGCGCGAGATTTCAGTGCGACCGACTAAACACGACGCTGAGATCGCGGAGACTCGGCCGGGAAAAGCCCGATTTGACGATGCTAGGAAACTATTCAATCCTTGGGCACCGTCACG CCAATCCTGTCGTTCATCGCTTTTTCAACCGTCAGCCACTGGACCCCGTGTTCTCAGCCCAGCTCAAAGGACCTGTTACACGTTGTTTGAACATGCACTATTCCTGGGCTGTTGGCGTGCTTTGCACTCTACTTGCTTCAGCTTCCAAGGTTTGTGCCCGAGAGACTGAAGACACCGCTGGACGCAAGACTTGTGTTGTCAAGGCCAGCGGGACCAACACGACCGACGACGCTCCTGCTATACTCGAGGCATTCACGCAGTGCGGCCGGCGCGGCAAGGTCGTGTTCGAGCCAACGACATACTTTGTCAACTCCGCTCTGAATGTCACTTGGCTGGACGACGTCGAGATTGATCTTCAGGGAACTCTACTG TGGAGTACGAACATCTCGTACTGGCTCGCCAACTCCCTGGATGTTGGGTATCAGAATCAGTCCACCGCCTTCATCCTCGGCGGCAACAATGTTCGTCTCAACGGCCATGGACAAGGCACTTTCGATGGCAACGGCGACTACTGGTATGAATGGATCAGACAGCAAGCCAATACTTCCAACTACCCTGGTCGTCCGCATGCTCTCACTCTCAACGGGCTGAGGAACTCTGTTGTAAAGGGGGTAAATTTCTTGAGAAGTCAGATGTG GACTTTGTCCATCATCTACTCTCATAACGTCGTCCTCGATAGCATCTTGGTCAACAACACCGGAAACCGATTCCAAAGCT CGAACACGGACGGAGCCGACACGATCCGGTCCTCCGGCATCAAGTTCAATAACTGGACTGTCTACAGCGGCGACGATAGCATCTCTCTCAAGGCAAACAGCACTGATGTCAGCATTACAAACTCCAAGTTCTACAATGGCTTAGGCATTGCGCTTGGTAGCATTGGACAATACAACGACCAGTTTGAGACCATCGAGAGGCTGAAAGTCGAGAATTGCTTCTTTGACAGCACGTTGCATGCC GTCTACTTCAAAACTTGGACGGATGATCAGAACGGCTACCCTCCcaatggcggcggcggcgggcttGGTT TTGCGTCGGATATGTCTTTCAAGAACCTCACTGTTCAGGGCATGCGCGGTGCTGCATTTGCAATCTCCCAGTGCACCCGTTTCCGCGGCGCACCTGGAGTGGGCAACTGCACCAACTCGCAATTCCAGATTCGTGACATCACCCTCAATGGCATGGTCGGCACGACCAAGTCATCCCGCGTTGCCAGTCTCCAATGCAGTGCTGTTGCACCCTGCACCAACATCGGTCTCTTCGATGTCGACCTGGAGTTTGCCAACGGGACTGCTGCCACTTCATACCTTTGCGGAAATGCTGTGAGCCCGCAGGGCTTCAATTGTACTGGGACTCCTTGTGTTGGAGGAAGCGCAACGGGTGAATGTTGA
- a CDS encoding protein kinase — translation MATPPMAMPRQKQAAKDVGALRHFHSSKTHLRGLLSYCMRCLAVDMSHYGRERHACCSHSVMSTVVLRVDISKTSPGLENRACLMPQSFDVGAARDDIACILLRASCQDLNDKRNRFVPRGSLVSQFDQKKVSGLLSTFIPSDKTKIAEIARFISPSKHQRCPCCKDALCTGLRIIFATLFILGKQEVILDIYQTSVHICDGAWPCSDPNLPTYFSRAAEALRDVLQALDAHDQELFHQLQWHMRSPYFSQSRTKVDEQPYHLLHDEISLPWSELDMQGRILDGQVSFVQRIKIHRDHHDFSDAKYFALKITDKKHTTKAAETSFMDEIAANQRTTHPRITPLFSAFKHRNRYYLLFPWADGDSLYDLWRKHDLHHDSTEHWPSWYSVQWMIDQCYFIADALATVHGYDSREGGYSSEAQLHLDIKPENVVCFQQSHDGKVSYDLKLTDFGLSKPFNRNSPTRPTQKAETKTYRPPERDFERSRVDESFDIWCLGCLFLDFITWAIEGWAGVESFRENRLQETDEIDVDLEFPPVLEDTFFKKRVQRGTWWWPRRGPRTIVADLKPSVTSQFQRLRAHARTRAASNEVRDVLQVWKQSFKQQVPADAMWKTGCYITSTLNMRDTATTWHSRIGNPRFTINTASLGRQ, via the exons ATGGCAACACCGCCTATGGCAATGCCGCGCCAGAAACAGGCAGCAAAGGACGTGGGAGCCTTACGGCATTTTCACAGCTCAAAAACACACTTGC GTGGGTTGCTTTCTTACTGCATGCGCTGTTTAGCTGTCGACATGTCGCACTATGGCAGAGAGAGGCATGCGTGCTGCAGCCACAGCGTAATGTCCACTGTTGTGCTTCGTGTGGAT ATCTCCAAAACCAGTCCGGGTCTCGAAAACCGAGCTTGCCTAATGCCACAGTCATTCGACGTCGGCGCCGCTAGGGATGATATCGCCTGCATCCTCCTGCGTGCTTCATGCCAAGATCTCAACGACAAACGCAATCGGTTCGTTCCACGGGGCAGTTTAGTGTCCCAATTCGACCAAAAGAAGGTGTCAGGCTTGTTAAGCACATTCATTCCCTCCGACAAGACTAAAATTGCTGAAATTGCACGTTTCATTAGTCCCAGCAAGCATCAAAGATGTCCTTGTTGTAAGGATGCTTTGTGCACAGGACTGAGAATTATCTTCGCAACATTATTCATCCTTGGGAAACAGGAAGTAATATTGGATATTTATCAAACTTCAGTTCATATTTGTGATGGAGCTTGGCCATGCAGCGATCCAAACTTGCCAACCTACTTTTCCCGTGCTGCTGAGGCGCTTCGGGACGTCCTGCAAGCCCTAGATGCACATGATCAGGAGCTATTCCACCAGCTGCAGTGGCATATGAGGTCTCCGTACTTCAGTCAATCAAGGACAAAGGTTGATGAGCAGCCTTATCATCTATTGCATGATGAGATTTCGTTGCCGTGGTCAGAGCTCGACATGCAGGGGAGGATACTTGATGGACAAGTCTCGTTTGTGCAAAGAATCAAGATACACCGAGATCATCACGATTTCTCAGATGCAA AATATTTTGCGTTGAAGATCACCGACAAGAAGCATACGACCAAGGCTGCCGAAACTTCTTTTATGGATGAGATTGCTGCCAACCAAAGGACAACCCATCCCCGTATAACACCGCTATTTTCTGCCTTCAAACACCGAAATCGATATTATCTCCTGTTTCCCTGGGCTGACGGGGACAGTCTCTATGACTTATGGAGAAAGCACGACTTACATCATGATTCAACGGAGCATTGGCCCTCTTGGTACTCAGTTCAATGGATGATAGACCAATGCTACTTCATCGCCGACGCCTTGGCCACGGTTCATGGCTATGATTCCCGCGAAGGGGGGTACTCTTCCGAGGCCCAACTTCATCTCGACATCAAGCCGGAGAACGTTGTCTGCTTCCAACAGTCCCACGATGGCAAAGTCTCATACGATTTGAAGCTAACGGACTTTGGTCTATCTAAGCCTTTCAATCGTAATTCTCCGACACGTCCGACGCAGAAGGCGGAGACAAAGACATACCGGCCACCTGAAAGAGATTTCGAGAGATCCAGGGTGGATGAGTCGTTCGATATATGGTGCTTGGGATGCTTGTTTCTCGACTTCATCACCTGGGCCATAGAAGGGTGGGCTGGAGTCGAGAGCTTCCGCGAAAACCGCCTTCAGGAGACAGATGAGATCGATGTCGACCTGGAGTTCCCGCCGGTACTGGAAGATACTTTCTTCAAGAAGAGGGTGCAACGAGGGACATGGTGGTGGCCAAGAAGAGGTCCTCGGACCATTGTTGCAGATCTAAAGCCCTCGGTTACTTCG CAATTTCAACGTCTCCGCGCCCATGCACG TACGCGGGCAGCGTCGAATGAGGTTCGAGATGTTCTGCAAGTGTGGAAGCAGAGCTTCAAACAGCAGGTG CCTGCAGATGCAATGTGGAAGACCGGATGTTACATCACCTCAACCTTGAATATGCGAGATACGGCAACGACGTGGCACTCAAGGATTGGGAATCCCCGCTTCACTATTAACACGGCAAGTCTGGGGAGGCAGTAG